DNA sequence from the Juglans microcarpa x Juglans regia isolate MS1-56 chromosome 5S, Jm3101_v1.0, whole genome shotgun sequence genome:
GATTTTGACTCTAAATAGTTGTCCGTCCTGCCATGATCGATTTTATAAGCTAAGAACTACCCTTGCTGTGCCAGTGctaacaaaaccaaaaaaacactTAAACCTCTTCTCAGGAATTTCTTCGAACACCTTACATACGACTATCCCTACGTACAAATCACGAATGCAGAACTAACTAGCGACTCAAGCATGGGCGGTGCAGATAAATTATATCGATGCGATGACAATAACGAAATCAGGCACCgtaagagaaaaatgaagaaagaaggaagagaagcaACAACAAGAGCAGGGAAGAGCAGAATATGATAGTTACGCCGTTATGCCGCTTCCTTTTCTGCTTTCTTTCTTGGGGCTGCTTCGTCTTCTTCCGACGATGAAGCCTGCTTAAGCCGCACGACTATGGCGAGCGAGAAAGCGTAAAAGGGAAACTCCACTGGTATATATGGAAACATGAGGGGAGCTACGACGTCGTTTCCTATATTTTAGGTCAACAATCTACCGGCTCCGCATACAGCTACAGCCTacctatcttttttttttttttttttttttttttttttttttttttttttttcttcaattccaGAGTaattaaaattggaaaaaaccTACTAATCATTTTTACACCACATAtcgtatataattttttatttttttcttaaaaaatatgtagtatataaataatgagtagaataattcaattactttagtatgaataaaataaaataaaaatagtgtgTGTTGTGTGAAATAATGAGTAATAAAACtcttaaaattaactttttgaattattttattttcatttattgtcAAATATTAACACTATCTTAAACCAGATCGTgccacattatttttttattttttaataaaattgagtaGTCGAAGCATGTAATATTATATCGATTTTTATAAATGAGGATACATAGCATAAACATTTGTTGAttaaaagatggaaaatatgttttgacTGATCTTAATATAGCACATCGGATTGTTAGGGTAAGAAAACCTTTGTTGGTTAAATGGCTGACCCCTATAGtgggaaaaattaaaataaatatagatgatGTTTTTAAATGCAACTCCTAATTAATTGGTTGTGGATGGGTTTGAAGATGCTTTTCTAGCTCTTTTAACATGCTTGGTTTCTCTTGTTTCTTGTATGGCATAAACACTTTTGCAGAATTTTGACATCCAAATTGGGGTAAGGTAACTTTATACTACCAACTCAGTATGTCCAACCTTAATATTAAATCGGGCTCACTCCTTATAGTGAATTGATTCAACAATTTCACTCACCCCACCTTGGAACAGTGGTGAATTTAAGATAATCCCAATTATGGCTATAAGACTATCGGGCCGGACCAAAAAAATTGACTGGACCGAATGGTGCAGTctggaccggaccaaaccgaTAGAATTATCCGTTGGtcttggggttttttttttagaccgGATCAAGATGGACtgaatgtatatatttataaataaatattatatgtataatattattttatataatagttgtataagttaattatataattttcatctaagtGATCactattgatcatatatacaatgaaattatttaatattcattaatcatgtataaaatgttaaagagatggcttaattttaatttttctaatttaattaattttttgtattaatttttatgtaatattCATGGACCGAATCAGACCAAACGGACTGAATTAGACCAACCAGACCGATATTTTTAGTCTGTAACCCCCCAAACTAGACCCAACCAATTACACCCCTAAATTCCCAATAGTCCCCGAAAATATTCTATTGATACAAAGCCTCTCCCGTTATAAGTACACAGTTTGGTTTTCTTTATACCGTTTGTAACCAGTTTTTGGAATACGTGTAACTCCCAAATTTTTATTGCAAAAAGCTTTTCTCTATCAAATGctgagggtttattaataaaatttgaaattccatcatattcttaaaaaaaaaaaaaaaccttgtaatattattaagaaaatactcTAGTTACAatgaaattacacaaaagtaatctacaaattgatgtgTCTTGATAtgattcgtcagattataaatttatttttattgtaaagtagatctaacggatcaaaTGAAGTTACATaattttgtgagattatttttgtgtaatttttttgtaaatgtaaCAAtactcatattattataatccATTTGATTGTGCAGCCACCATACCTTATCCATTTTTATGGTTGCAAAAAGGAGAAATGAGCTTTGAATCTGCAACAGAAATTGCAAAATGAAGGCATGCTCGCAAgataggaaaaatctaattgtaagcaaTTCTGCACACTAATACAcgcatttatttaatataattggtcataaagtagattttattgaaaacaatgttaatttgaatttagaatatgaagacaacaacattagtacgcagattggtacgcaaacttacttgtacatagcaaaactccgCAAGATAAAATTGCACAAGCAGCTTCCAAGGAGTGCATATGGTTGGTAAAATATGCAAAAGCGAAAACGAGTTTCATTACCAAAAGGTTACCTAAGCTTAAGCATCCACTACTGGAACCTAAGGAGCAAGAATATGGCCAGCTAATCGAGAATCAAAGACGGATTGGATAAGCAATTCTATTCAAGTATGAGAGGAAACAGAAAAAAAGTACTTAATATCCCAAACTTCTTCGAAGTGAAGAACATTAGATAAGGAGGGGTTTAAAATTAGGAATGGCTGGCAACAAAGGATCCTCCTTGATTGAAATATGTGAATCGTTTAAAATCCTACAAAAGGCTCCTTGAGCAAGAATATTCTGCACTTGAACAAGCCCTTTGCAAAAGCATGAATCCTGGGAACGCCATGGTGCTTATAAAAAGGAACGATGGTGAGATAGAGACTTCGAACATAAAGCACTTACTCTGTCTACGTACCTGAGAAAAAAATGCAGGGTTGAGATCATGCATATGGCCAAGACCAAGACCAAGACCAAGACCAAGACCACGATGATCCTTTGGAAGGCAAATTGAGTTCCAAGATTTTGGGGCAAAAAAATGGAGCTCCATGCAAAGATAATTTGCAAAGACTAATGATCAGCTTGTGAATCGCATTACATGGAGTGATTGGCAGGTATAGGCGGGACCCCTGAACAAATACCACACATAGAATCTGCAATTCTCAAATCTCACACTGCTAACTGAGATTGTTCAACattcagccaaaaaaaaaaagaactgagGATGCAAAACGTTTTTACCTTACCCACGCCCAGTAAAAATGCTTCAAAGTTCATACCAAATTCAAAAATGAAAGGGGCACAAAATGATGCGCAATAGAGTTTATCTAACAAATCAACAAGTGTGCTAAATATCAATTTTGGAACCCAGCTACTGATTGCACAATGGAGAACCACAAAATTCTCAAGCTAGAGAGGActgaaaagtggcaaaaattcATTCACACCATCCCAAAGCTAGACCTCTGCAAAAAGGCAGAAAACCTCACAATCAGCTTCCGCTGAAAGGTGGGACTGTTGCTGGCTTTGCATCCTCAGCTTTCTCATGTTCTTTATTTAACATCTGAAAACCAaattagcaaaataaaaaaccagTCCACATACATCAACCCAATAAATTTCAGGCGTACTATCCGTGGCAGTgcaaaaaaggggaaaaaaagatttttaatgTCAAGAGGGGCCATTTCACCTTGTTATTGATCAAGTTGTGGAGGGCAATGACACTTCGGATGAGAGAGGAAAGATAAATTACCAACATCATATCATTTGTTTTAACTGCATAAGGGAGATAGTCAGATACTAAATCTAGAGATATAAACAGATTACCTGTCTACCTCCAAAATTAGAAGGAAATTAGGATGTCTATTTTTTGTGGCTTGTGTTACCTGCAAATGCCTTGATTAACTCAGACACATTGAGATTTGGAAGAAGGTTGAACACATCCTGAAATTTAAAGACAAGACGAAACAAAACTGGATAAATATGCTCCAAACAATACTTTGAACCAAGTCAAACTTGATCTACTTAAAATAACTGGAGACACGGATGCAGTAAAAATGATATACCAAACAATGTAGATATCTTCTTATCTTCAGGCGAAGGGAAACAGAAAAGAACCAAGTTACAAAATCATGCCTAGAATAGAAATGTTCAGATGtacaaaaaaagtaacaaaaccTATACCTGTAAATGATAGAGTATCTCATGATTTAATGGAATCTTCCCATCAACAACGAGGTCAAGGTAATCACGTATCTCTTGCAGTCGTGCACCCAAACCCTTTAAAGCAGTAAGTTTTCCAGCAacctgaacaaaaaaaaaaaaaaaaaatgcaactctATTCCTTCAAGATATTTTTGTTCAGAGATTGGCATCCAGAATGCAAAAGCTTGATTCTGAAACTTATTGAAAAGCTTGATTCAACAAAAATAGATTGAAAGTAAACATAAGAAACAGCATGGAGAACATAAAACCTCAGTAGCAAGTGTACTAATGGTTGTATCCTTCACGTCCCTTAACAAGTGTTCCACTCCTGTTGACATATAACAAGATAATGAAATTAATAATCAAGAAGAAAGATCATGAATTCAAAGATCATGTCAATTTGCATCTTCTTTCGAGTTTTAAATGCTGAAGGATGCCAACAGAAATGTAATTTTCATGTCATGGCATACCAATTTCCTCAACTTCATGAGCAGCAATTTCTGAAGGCACATGAACGAAAACCTTCTGGCTTTTTTGTGTAGCATTCTGTTACCACCATGCATAA
Encoded proteins:
- the LOC121267348 gene encoding 26S proteasome non-ATPase regulatory subunit 7 homolog B-like, whose product is MDVIKSQQISSRPIEKVIVHPLVLLSIVDNYNRVAKDTRRRVVGVLLGSSFRGTVDVTNSYAVPFEEDEKDLSIWFLDHNYHESMFSSSRELMPRSMCVRLVTAPKLRENDLDIHRLLHNYVTNPVLVIIDVQPKEMGIPTKAYYDVEEVKENATQKSQKVFVHVPSEIAAHEVEEIGVEHLLRDVKDTTISTLATEVAGKLTALKGLGARLQEIRDYLDLVVDGKIPLNHEILYHLQDVFNLLPNLNVSELIKAFAVKTNDMMLVIYLSSLIRSVIALHNLINNKMLNKEHEKAEDAKPATVPPFSGS